From the Trifolium pratense cultivar HEN17-A07 linkage group LG4, ARS_RC_1.1, whole genome shotgun sequence genome, the window CTTGTTTGAATTTACTATGAATTTGCCAAAATCACAAtaacattttgattttgttgaatAGCTTTCGCAAAAAATCATGGCGGCAATTTTCTTCATCACATCATATTAATCATAGAAGGATTAAGGTCAAACCATTCCACATAACCTAGAGTGAGTCCAACATGCTAATTTGACTGTACACAGAGATTTTAGAATCTcgaaaacaataaatatttgcAAGATAAGATATGTGGAATGGAAACAAAATTACAGTAGTAACAAAAAAGAATTCCCAAGACATGTGAATGGAATGGAACATAAACACAAAGGAAAGCAGAAAGAAGATCAACAATTTAATTCATATCCAAACTTGAGAACCAGTTTGCATGAAATTAGATATACAAGCACAAGAATGTCTTGTAAAGAGTTTGTGCCAGTGGATTTAATACATACAAGAGCTAATATAGCAGCATAATCACAAGACAATTCTCGTAGCTGTCAACTTTTTTGTCTCCATCAGAATAAGGCTAGCCAGACTTGAAAAGTAAAACAGCTTTCTGATCCAAATAGAAATAAACGAAGTGGTTTGTTTCATGAGTCACATATGAACCtgcaaaaagaaagaaatttctATGAACACGCCTTGATCATAAACTGGGTTTGTCATTCTAAGAATTAAAATACCATATAGAAGAATGTCATTAGGCTTAGCAGGACCAACAATTATATCCACATTTGTTTCGGCAGTCTGAATTTTGtcaaaagaagaagataaataaaagtGCTCTGAGACATAAatgatatgaatatgatatCTGTGAAGGTGTGGTTGTGCAATACAAAATGGCATTGAAGTTGCATCAAGAACTTTATGGTTTCAGTATCTGAAACTTGAGCTTAATCCAAGCTTTGATTGTGCTGGACTACCAACCATGCAGTCCTTCCATCCCCATCAAACCCATCTAATAGTTATACAGTATCTTTCATTACACTTCCCGGTACACAATTGCCATAAATTCTTTATGGCCTACCTGATATGACATTGAATGATAacatttgtttgaaaaaaaggtctgaacaTTATTTGACAAGCTAGAGCCGACCAAACTCCCTTCTTTTTAGAAGTAATATATTTAGAATAATGAATATATTCGATTAACGGTATCTGTCTTTCTGGCTTCAAATACCAGGGAACCAAATGACATAGTTTCAATACATCAAAAATTTACTGGAGTGActtattcaaatttcaaaatattatcgGACTCCTAAGTTCCGCAAACAACTCCATTGATCATATCAAACTTTTAAACTAAGCTTAAAGGTTAAGATGTTCAGAATGACGGGAGTAGAAATCACATAGGCAAAGTTTCAGACTCAAGCTGTGCGGGCAGTGATTTTAAATACATATTCACACTAGTAAAGAAGTCAAGAGATTCAGATTTTACTTCCTTTTCCACCTGatagaaaaggaaaagaaaagagaatATTGGTTTATGCCTAACAGCAAAAAatctttattataaaatatatgaaagTAAAAACCCTACTCTCAGATGTATTAGCATTCATATAGCAAAACAACACACATGTAAACAAGAGGTGAAAGCATACAAAACTCAATAAATCACCAAGAGGCCACAGACTAACTCAACCTTAAATCTTTATCATACTCACAACAGTCGCATGTAAACAATTTAGCATGATATTTGGATTTTGGATATTCACATAAAGCTAGAAACCACAAAATGTTGGATGTCAAAAAGGGACAATCTAGTAAACTGTAAACGGATATCTGTTTTGGCATACTGGTCATATAAACTATTCAATTTGATAACACTATTAAAAGTTCTTCAAGCCCTTCCCTGTCAAGCCTATTCTATCCCCATCACACTCAATCCCCTCttaaattaacaaaacaaatacTATATTTTCATTGAGGGAAAACCGAACACAACTGACTTCAAATTAGCATGATGAACAAACACATCTCTATTCCATGGAAGAGTAAAAGAACACGATAAAAAAAAACCCTGCAAATAACACAGAACATGATGCAGTCCTATACTCCTGCAATCAAACTCGGCTGGACAATGTTCAATTGTCATCCCTAAGTTGCCCACTCAAGAATTACAATCACTCATATCCAAGCAGGTATAAGTATAACTTCAAAAACCTACAAACCCCTAATTAATCTATAAAGCACCGACACATAGACACCAGTAATAATCTGAAAAAACAGGAGTAATTAAATATAACCACATGTATGACCTTCCATCTGAAGTGTTATAGTGTTACATAGAATTTAactttttaacataaaaaatgatGACTTAGACTTTCTTCATTCCTCCAGAAACAATAAATTCAAGCAAATTAGAGAGAGCAAAGATAAAGTACTACAGCTTAAAAGGTCCATTGGAACTCAAAAATGAGTAACATCTGAGTAAAGAAAGTAGCTAACAGCTGCCATACATAACATAGTAGCTAGAGAATTCTAGGTTTTCAAAATTACTACTCATGAGCTAGAAATTGGTAAGATCAACAGCATTTGCAGcacaaaatcaataaatcaaagtaaaaaatatcaattagtTAAGCATAGATAATTAGTTTATAGATCTAATTAAGAGAACAGAAAGAAAGAGGAATACCGAAATTGCGACCGACGATGCAATGCCAAGTAGGACCATGCCTTTTGTCAAACTCTTTCTTTATAGTCTCTGCAACATCTTTCTCCACGCTGTTCCTCTCAAATGCCTAATAATTCaatttcataataatattaaaaaaaaaaaataataagaagtaaaaaggaagaagaagaagaagaagaaatgaatGTTGAAGACTAAGAGAGACTAACGACGACGGCGATATCAACGGCTTCTTTCTGCATGTCAGGAAGCATATCAGCGCTCTTGATTATGACTTTTTTGGGTGCGGGTGGTAAAGGAGAAGTAGATGCAGAGAGTGGAGATGGATTCAGTGGCTTTCGATCTTCGGAGAGGGATTTCGCCATTAGAGatgctcctcctcctcctacGTTGTGCTTCTTCGCCTCTTCGctcatctttctttctttccctAATTCTGATTCTCTCTCTCAGATGGATGATGACTGTGTTTGTGTATGTGTGTGAGGTGtgtgaagaaagaaagaagaatgaGATTCTCGTTTTCTCTCGTTGGTCCGTAGTTTTTTAACTCGGAATATTAGAATCGTTGttgttttacctttttttttttacctttcaCTGTCGTGAATTGATAGTAGTAGGGTAAGTGTTTGGTAGATTGGATGACTCATGGGACGGGGCTCTCACTCACATACATCTTGGATGTGACGTAATAACTGCGTCACACAAATATTCGTCTTAATTGTTCGACGTTtgcaatttttttgtcaagtagtgactaaaaaatccactttaaaggtgaataagtggagcaTCCTGAGTTCGAACACGAGTTCCTTCCCTTATAGTATGATGTCCTACCAACTAAGTTAAGCTCAGGGGAACTAATCATACTATTTTTTATTCTGATTTGATTTCTAAACTATAGTAGACATTTAAAATAGCGTgtaattttatgattttcttaTGATATGCAATTTACGTTTCTTTCCTCTTCTTACTTTTCGTTTtcattataaattttttcaGCGGAGTTAAATGTGCACACCTTTTTCAGTTCGATAATTACTCTTGTTAGATATGATCTCATCTTTCAAATATTGATTCACATCATTGTGAGATAATGACTTCCTGATATGTgaatttataacaaaaattatgaatttgcTATAATGAAATTTAAAAAGGCATAAACGTAGGAACAAAAGTAAAGGGATAGTAATAAGGGGGGAAATGAAAATATGGATAAGATAGGGGTGTCACACTAGAGGAGGTAAATTTTGAAGAAtgccataaaaaaatttggtttcttaGTAAGATCAAAAGTAATGGTTCATTCATAACCAGAAAGAGACATAATATCACAAATAAGCAATgtaattttcaataaaaatgtcATGTCATTCGTTGTTTTTGGTAATGGTTGTTTCAGAGACATGATATCACAAATAAGTGTAATTTTCAATCATCATTGTTAGCCTACCAAAGAAGAAAAGACAATGCATTAATTTGAAATAATGTTTGCCTTAAAGCACACTCCTTTCTTGCATgtgaaataaatattatttgttcaTCAAGCTCTTTATTCCTTCTTCATCAAATTTTGTCTCTTCTGATTAGCTTTCATGTGCGCCACCCTTGATTAGATGGTCAGATCTTTCCTAACTGCGTGCAATTAGGGCCTATGCCACCCTTAATGCATTCTTCAAACCGCTTTATTTTAATCATGTCATCAATGTCAAACTCATTTCGCACCATACAAGAAACTAAATCGacaacccacttgggttggtgcattggtattggcttgggacctgggagtgtgctcctcttgaggtctgaggttcgattctctctggcgccaatttgggtgggctaatttagcttcttcaaaaaaaaaaaaaactaaatcgACTTTTGAGTCTTAAAGAACGTCTTATAGAAAACTCTAGGAAAAATCATATCAATTTGGACATCTAAAGGTCCATGTATaggcaaaacaaaataaataaagtcaTTACCTACAAAAATAacactttaaattaaaaaacacagCGAAACAAACCAAGAAAGACCAAATTGTATTGCGCAAAGTGCAAACTATAAGCAGTCTATGGTTTGCACTTAATCAAAACACTCAGTAAAATAAAAGAAGATAGCTTCTCTTCCTACCCTCCACGTTTCTTTTCCCCTGGGATTTctttttttgcccttcaataaaaatatcggaatgtgttttccaaatttttcctaaatttgaactagaaaaatcgaaaaacacattccgatatttttattgaagggcaaaaaaagAAATCCCAGGGGAAAAGAAACGTGGAGGGGAGGAAGAGAAGCTATcataaaacaatatttattgaggtgggatgggtagctcaacgTTAACCTATTTGAATTAATGATTAAGGAACAAGAGGTTTCCTTGCTCCAGGTTGGACAAGAGGTTCATAGTTCAAGTCCTCCAAAGgagaaaaaattaacataatattataatattaaccACTaacattgcttaaaaaaaataaaaatctttatTGTTGGACCTAATTAAAACAAAAGATTTATTGCAATCAACTTACCAAActtaaaccaaataaaacaaaagtaaGAATGAAAAACATTTTACGTGCACACCCCTCATTTATTCTTGAAACTAAATTTCTATCCTTAGATATCGGGTCTATAGTAGTGTGGATTCAAAATTCACACAAGTTTAGTTCATTTTGTTTAACACATTCCGTTTAAAATAActttatgaattttgaaaacaaaatgatggttgtgttttttttttgacaagttaAACAAAGTGAACTAACACAAAATTTCATGGGAGcataaattttactattttaaacaCTATGCGTGAGTCTATATAAGatttgaaaaatgttatttagacacatttttgagacaaaaatacaacatttagggataattatgtcattttcttaataaaaaagtataagttGGTAGAGAAGAAATAATGATAGTGGAAGAGACAAGGATATGAAATGACAAAATTGTCCCTAGATGTTGTATTTTTATCTCAAAAAGTGTGTCTAGATAATATTTCTCTAAAAGAtttaagatataaaaaaatgcaGGTTAAGttccaataaaaagaaaaaaattactactaataTTAACAATGAATTGACTTTAGTtgtttcaaaaacaaataaatgatGATCAATCTGGATCCTCAGTTGCCAAACCATCTGCTGCATTATTACTAACTGTTAGATTAGTTGAATGGTAGAGATATAGGAGTAAAAGCTTGCACCGTTTCACTCtcaaattctttttgttttgcaaGCTTCTCAACTACACAGGAGAAGGCAAGGCCCCGGCGACAAATTTATTGCACCGGTGGTGATCGTTTTGATTTTGGGGCTTATGCCCATGATTCCATTATCCCCTCTTCATATTTTGAGTTTGATTGGGATTATATAAAATTGGATATTTTCTTCCAATTTGTTGATTATTCTGATGATTATTGAGATTTGATTCTATTGTGTTGATATGTTGTTCTTATTCCTAGCAATGGTATCTGGATCTTACCATGTTGTTCCTACCTTGATTGCAgttaggggtgtgcatggtttggaaaccacaccacaccacacctaattgatggttttggttctaaaccaaaaccatttcaataacaaatcggttattttttaaaactaatttggatttggttattaaccggatcgaaccaatttataaccggtttgtaataaaatttaagttattcacatgatccaattttaaataggttttttacttaaactaattttttttattagttgattaaaaaaaatagatttattaattattttaaaaacataatttttcattaattttatgattgaattggtttataatcaacccacaaaatattttttttaaacccaaattattttttacttagccgaaaacttattttttatattgttttaaaaatattttttattatttaaaaaaagagtaatttttaaaattaaaaaatctgatttttaaatacaaaaaaaactaataaataggaaaaaaattaaaatactaaatttttgaaaaactaaaaacattaaaaactgattttttaattattttaaaaaaaaactgaattttttaattatttttaaaaattaaaaacattaaaaactgattttttttaattatttttaaaataattattaaaaatctgatttttaaaataaaataatattaaaatagtatgggtggttggtggtggccgGCCGCCGGAGCGCCACCACCGGCCGCCGTGAAAGTTGCCGGAGGTCCGCCGGAAACCGCCGTCCGCCGCCGTCCACCGACGGAGCGCCGCCGCACCGGCCGCCGGTGGTTCGGCGTTGACCACCGGTTGACCACCGGTCCTCCacccctcttttaattaattattttattatataataaagaattttaaaaaattgaagattgagcctgaattagctattgggcctaaattttcaaaccaattccaaaccaaattacaaaatgtggttatggtttataattggtgtttttttattggagtggtgtggttttttttttaaatggatttt encodes:
- the LOC123882101 gene encoding dynein light chain 2, cytoplasmic — its product is MSEEAKKHNVGGGGASLMAKSLSEDRKPLNPSPLSASTSPLPPAPKKVIIKSADMLPDMQKEAVDIAVVAFERNSVEKDVAETIKKEFDKRHGPTWHCIVGRNFGSYVTHETNHFVYFYLDQKAVLLFKSG